A stretch of the Ochrobactrum sp. BTU1 genome encodes the following:
- the hutC gene encoding histidine utilization repressor: MQDNPSGKDEPTLSLHQRILDDIETRIISGEWQPGHRIPFEHELTEYYNCSRMTVNKALTQLAKAGLIERKRRSGSFVSFPQSQAAILEIHDIRDEVAALGQPYRFELLKRNERLSGPADARHIDMPRHTPLVELVCRHYAGKRVFALEERIISLDAVPSAAETDFAEQSPGPWLVSCVPWSNAQHSIRAVVSTEENAATLGVPAGSPCLVVERQTWNADQPVTHVRFTYPGDSHALVAKFTPSQS; encoded by the coding sequence GTGCAGGACAATCCATCCGGAAAAGACGAGCCGACATTATCGCTGCATCAGCGTATTCTGGATGATATTGAAACGCGCATTATTTCTGGCGAATGGCAGCCCGGTCATCGCATCCCGTTCGAGCACGAGCTGACCGAGTATTATAATTGCTCGCGCATGACCGTGAATAAGGCGCTGACGCAGCTGGCAAAAGCCGGTCTGATTGAGCGAAAGCGCCGTTCGGGCAGCTTTGTTTCCTTCCCGCAGTCGCAAGCCGCGATTCTCGAAATCCATGATATTCGCGATGAGGTTGCAGCGCTTGGGCAGCCTTATCGTTTTGAGCTGCTGAAACGAAATGAGCGGTTGAGTGGCCCTGCCGATGCGCGTCATATCGACATGCCGCGACACACGCCGCTGGTCGAACTTGTCTGCCGTCATTATGCAGGGAAGCGGGTCTTTGCGCTGGAAGAACGCATTATCAGCCTTGATGCTGTGCCGAGCGCGGCAGAAACCGATTTTGCAGAGCAATCACCCGGCCCTTGGCTTGTTTCCTGCGTGCCGTGGAGCAATGCGCAGCATTCCATCCGTGCGGTTGTCTCAACCGAGGAAAACGCTGCGACGCTTGGCGTGCCTGCCGGTTCGCCTTGTCTTGTCGTTGAGCGTCAGACCTGGAATGCCGATCAGCCGGTGACGCATGTACGCTTCACTTATCCGGGCGATAGTCATGCGCTTGTGGCAAAATTTACGCCGTCGCAGAGCTGA